TCGACAAGGCACCGGGCCGCGAGCAGGAAAAGCCGCATATGCTGGCGCTCAACCCGACCGGCACGCTGCCTATCCTCGAAGACGGAGAGGTCAGGCTCTTCGGTACAGCCGCAATCCTTGCTTATCTTGTTCGCGCCCACGCGCCGGATAGCCCCTGGCTGCCGGCAGATCCCGCCGATTTCGGTCGTGTCCAGCAATGGCTGGGCTTTTCCGGCCGCGAGCTGAAGCCCGCAATCGACGCCCGCGAGGCGGCCCTCTTTACCTCGGAAGGCGCAAGCGACTGCGACCTCAAGGCCGCGCGCAAAGCCTTCCGCATCATGGAGGAGCACATGACGCTGCGGCAGATCGACGGCGCAGGCTGGTGTGTCGGCGACACCCCGACGCTTGCGGATCTCGCGCTTTTACCGAGCTTTGCGCTCTCGCGCGACTGCGGCATCGATCACGATGAATATCCCGCACTTCGTCGCTGGCTGCGCCGCTTCCGCGCACTACCGGGCTTCATCACCATGCCAGGCGTACCGGATTACCACTGACCTGCCTTGATGGCAGAGATCAGAGCGGCTAGGTCGGGGAACCAGCAGGGAGGTCCGCCATGATCCGCATCGTCTTTCTCGACCGGGATACGCTGTCGCCGGAAACTGTGGTTCGCGCGCCCGCGATGCCGCATGAGATGGTGGTGCATGACCGGACTGCCCCGCACGAAGTCGCCGAACGGATCCGCGACGCCGATGTCGTCATCACCAACAAGGCTCCTGTACGAGCCGAGGCGCTGGCGGGAGCCTCGAAACTGAAGCTGATCGCCGTCTCCGCCACCGGCACCGACATTGTTGACCTCGTCGAAGCCAAGGCACGCGGCATCGCTGTCTGCAATATCCGGAACTATGCCAGGCACACCGTCCCTGAACACACATTCGCGCTGATGCTGGCCCTGCGCCGCTCGATCCTGCCCTATCGCCAGTCGGTGATCGAGGGACGCTGGCAAGAGGCGGCGCAATTCTGCTATTTCGATTATCCCATCGCAGACCTCGGCGGCTCGACGCTCGGCATCATCGGCCACGGCACGCTCGGCCAGTCGGTCGGGAAGATCGCCGAAGCCTTCGGCATGACGGTGCTGGCCGCCGGCCGTCGCGGCGCGACTGATCTGAAACCCGGCCAGACCGCCTTCGACGAGGTGATGGAGCGCGCAGATGTGATCACCCTGCACTGCCCGCTGACGCCAGAAACGCGCGGCGTGATCGGCGCCCGCGAATTCGCCCTGATGGCGCGCAAACCGCTCCTCATTAACACCGGTCGCGGTGGGCTCGTCGATGAACACGCCCTCGAACAGGCGCTCGACAAAGGCCAGATATCAGGCGCCGGCTTCGACGTGACGGACGGCGAACCGCCCGCGCCCGATAGCCCGATGATGCGAATTGCGAACCGTGAGAACGTCATTCTCACCCCGCATGTCGCCTGGGCAAGCCGCGAGGCAATCCAGGCGCTGGCCGACCAGCTGATCGAGAACATCGAGCTCTTTCTGGCGGGAACCCCACGCAATCTCGTGACCTGATCCTGCTATCGCAGCCCTTGCCCTTTCTCAGCGACGCATGTCTAACTCTCTCAAAAGACAGGGAGGACGGCATGCGCTATCTGGAGGCGGATTATCAGGGCAGTGAGATCCTGACGGCAAGAAAAGGTGCGCTCGGGCTAATTGCGCTCAACCGGCCCCGGGTCCTGAACAGCCTGTCACACGACATGATCCTGGATTTCGGCAAGGCGCTCGACACATTCGAGGCCGATCCACACGTCGCGGCCGTGCTCATCACTGGCGAGGGCGAACGCGGCCTCTGCGCCGGCGGCGACATCCGGATGTTCTACGAGAGCGGCAAGGCCGGTGATGGCAAGGCCTCCCACTTCCTCAAGGCCGAGTACCGCCTGAATGCGCGTATCGCCGGCTTCAAAAAGCCCTATGTCGTCGTCATGGACGGCATCACCATGGGCGGCGGCGTTGGCGTCTCCAGCCACGGCAGCCACCGCATCGTCACCGAAACGACGAAACTCGCCATGCCCGAAACCGGCATCGGCTTCTTCCCCGACATCGGCGCCACCTGGCTGCTCTCCCGCGCATCCGGCGAACTCGGCACCTGGATGGGGCTGACTGGCGAGGCGGTGAACGGCGCGGATGCCATCACCGCAGGCTTTGCCGACTGGTATGTCCCGCAGGACCGGGTGGCCGAACTCCTGGAACGGATCGCCGCCCTGCCCGCCCCGGCGCTGGCTCAGTCGATCGCCTCGACGATCCGCGATTACACGGTGGACGGCCCGGAAGGCATCTTCTGCGAAGGCCGTGACATGATCGACCGCTGCTTCGGTTTCGACACCGTCGAAGAGATCATCGCCGCTCTCGAAAAGGAAGGCGGAGACCTTGCCGCCAAAACCCTCACCGCCATGCGCGCCAAGTCGCCGACCAGCCTGAAGGTGGCGCTCAAGATGCTGCGCGAAGCGCGCCATTCGACGGATCTCGAAACCTGCCTCGAACGCGAATTCGCCGGCACCTGCCAAGTGGTCAAGGTGCCCGATTTCTATGAAGGCATCCGCGCGGCGATCATCGACAAGGACAGGAACCCGAAATGGTCCCCGGCGACGCTCAAGGATGTGAAGCCGGAGAGTGTAGACGCGTTCTTTCTGAAAAGGCGTGAGCGACTCTTCGGCTAGTCGGCCGTAGCTCGGCTCTTACTGGCCGGGAGGCATGCGCTCGAACCTCGTCAGGGTCGGGTCAATGCAGTCCCATGGCTGGGCGGAGGCGGTCCAAGTGACGAACTGAGGTGCATATCGCTCCGGTTCGTCGAGGCTTGCCGCTCTAACAGAAAATATCTGAGGAGCATCGGGGAAGACCAGAAAAACCGGTGATCCGCAGACCGGGCAGAAGCCGCGGCGTTTGCGCGTTCCGCCATCTCCGACCAGATCCCAGGTCTGAGCCTCGCCCTCAAGCTTCACCTCGGCACCAGCGAAGACCACATGCGACGCATGGCCGGTTCCGCTGTCCATCTGGCATTGCCGGCATTGGCAATCGACCATGGCGACAGGCTCACCGATCACTTCATAACGCACGGCTTTGCAGGCGCATCCGCCACGAAAGGGCTTGGACATCGCTGTACTCCTTGTTTGATGACGCAGTTTGAGTGAAGGCACCCCTAATCGGGTTGCCGGATTGTCGCTTCGAGGCGCGGCACGACCACGTTCCAGCCGTCTCCCATATTGCGGAAGGCAACCTCGTTCTTCGGAAGCTCGAAACCGGAATGAACGAGGCGCACACGGGTGCCGTCTGCCACCGGTTCCAGAGTCCAGGTCACGACCGTATCCAGCTTCGATCCATAGCCCGGATTGGAGGCATCGCCGCCACGCCAGGCATGGGAAAAACGCCGGTTTTCAATCACCTCCAGCACTTCGCATTCAATGGTGCCATCCCAGGCGCCGGCCGGCTTGGTCTGGTAGCTGAAGCGATTGCCGACAACCGGCTCAAAGCCTTTCGGCTCCATCAACCAGCGCGCCATGATCTCGCCCGAGGTCAGGGCACGCCAGATGACATCAGGCGCATGCGGAAAAAACTCGTCAACGACGATCTGCTGTCGAGAAGAAACGTGAGCGGCGTCGGTCATGGGTCGATGTCCTTGAGAAGGGTGCGGAGATTGCCGAAGCGCTCCCGCCAGAAGACGCCGTAATGACTCATCCAGTCGAACAGGGGTTCGAGACCTTCCGGGCGGACTCGGTAAAAGGTGCTCCGCCCTTCCGGACGCTCGACGACGAGCCCGGCCTGCTTCAACGTCTTGAGATGTTGGGAGATCGCGCCTTGCGTGACCCCGCTGCCCCGGGTCAGTTCGACCACGGTGATTTCGCTCGTATTGGCAATGCGCTCATAGATGCCCCGCCGGGTAGGGTCGGCGAGTGCGCGCATGACGGTGTTGACGGCTGTTGTTTCGATCATGAGAAATCATTAGCACGGACTATTTGATGAGTCAACACTAATGATTTTTGACTACCCCTCTGCACAAGCTGGGGTAGGATGCTCACTCAATCTCATACGGCATCGGGTTCCTGACCCGGTGATCCACCACCAGCTTCCGCTTCAGCGGCGGCACGGCGCGGCTGGTGCATTTGACGCGCTCGCAGATCCGGCAGGAAATGCCGATCGGGTCGAAGGCGCCGCGATTGCTGAGGTCGAGGTCGTCGGCATAGACGAAGGCGCCGGCATAGGAGATCTCGCAGCCGAGCGCCAAGGCATAACGCGGATTGGCGGCGCGGAAGCCGGCGGAGCCTTTCGACACCTGGGTGGCAATGCAGAGATAGCGCACGCCATCGGGCGTTTCCGCCGTCTGGCGGATGATCCGGCCGGGCGTCTCGAAGGCCTGGTGCGCATTCCACAGCGGACAGGCCGCCCCGAAGCGGGCGAATTGCAGGCGCGCGGCACTGTGCCGCTTGGTGATATTGCCGGCCCGGTCGATGCGGGCAAAGAAGATCGGCACGCCCTTGAGGCCCGGCCGCTGCAGGGTCGAAAGCCGGTGGCAGACCTGCTCCAGCGAGGCCTCGAAACGGGCGGCGAGCAGTTCGATATCGTGGCGCAGGTCGCGCGCGGCGGTAAGGAAGCTACGATAGGGCAGGATCAGCGCCCCGGCGAAATAGTTGTAGAGACCCATGCGACAAATCTCGACCGCCTCTTCACTGCGGAAATTCGCCTGTTTCAGCACCTGGTCGATCTTGGTGGCCGCCGCCAGCTGGGCGATCTGGATGGCGATCTGGAAATCGCGGGTCGGAGCGGATGCATAGCGGCTGACGGTCAGGATGCGCCCCACCGGATCAAAGCGGCGGATCGCCTCGTCGCCGGCCTCGCCGCGCACCACGCGCACGCCGTGTTTCGCTTCAAGATGACCTGAAAGTGCTGCGTAATTCTCCCCCTCCCCGAGCGTCAGATCGTCGGCCAGTTGCTCGGCGGCGAGGTCGAGATCATGGATGTAATTGTCGACGAAGTGGAAGAAGTCGCGCACCTCGTCATAGGGCGTCACCTCCTGGCTGGGCGCTGCCCCCAGCCGGTCGTCGAGGCTCGCCAGCTGCTCGTTGCCACGCCTGTAGGCCTGATGCGCTGCAATCAGCGCATGGGCAAATCCCGGCGCATTCTGGGTCACGAGCTTCAGCTCCTGCAGGCTCGGCGAAT
This DNA window, taken from Peteryoungia algae, encodes the following:
- a CDS encoding glutathione S-transferase family protein, with translation MIKLYDYHLDENGFRVRLLLSMLGLAVETVAVDKAPGREQEKPHMLALNPTGTLPILEDGEVRLFGTAAILAYLVRAHAPDSPWLPADPADFGRVQQWLGFSGRELKPAIDAREAALFTSEGASDCDLKAARKAFRIMEEHMTLRQIDGAGWCVGDTPTLADLALLPSFALSRDCGIDHDEYPALRRWLRRFRALPGFITMPGVPDYH
- a CDS encoding D-2-hydroxyacid dehydrogenase, with product MIRIVFLDRDTLSPETVVRAPAMPHEMVVHDRTAPHEVAERIRDADVVITNKAPVRAEALAGASKLKLIAVSATGTDIVDLVEAKARGIAVCNIRNYARHTVPEHTFALMLALRRSILPYRQSVIEGRWQEAAQFCYFDYPIADLGGSTLGIIGHGTLGQSVGKIAEAFGMTVLAAGRRGATDLKPGQTAFDEVMERADVITLHCPLTPETRGVIGAREFALMARKPLLINTGRGGLVDEHALEQALDKGQISGAGFDVTDGEPPAPDSPMMRIANRENVILTPHVAWASREAIQALADQLIENIELFLAGTPRNLVT
- a CDS encoding enoyl-CoA hydratase/isomerase family protein, whose amino-acid sequence is MRYLEADYQGSEILTARKGALGLIALNRPRVLNSLSHDMILDFGKALDTFEADPHVAAVLITGEGERGLCAGGDIRMFYESGKAGDGKASHFLKAEYRLNARIAGFKKPYVVVMDGITMGGGVGVSSHGSHRIVTETTKLAMPETGIGFFPDIGATWLLSRASGELGTWMGLTGEAVNGADAITAGFADWYVPQDRVAELLERIAALPAPALAQSIASTIRDYTVDGPEGIFCEGRDMIDRCFGFDTVEEIIAALEKEGGDLAAKTLTAMRAKSPTSLKVALKMLREARHSTDLETCLEREFAGTCQVVKVPDFYEGIRAAIIDKDRNPKWSPATLKDVKPESVDAFFLKRRERLFG
- a CDS encoding GFA family protein, translating into MSKPFRGGCACKAVRYEVIGEPVAMVDCQCRQCQMDSGTGHASHVVFAGAEVKLEGEAQTWDLVGDGGTRKRRGFCPVCGSPVFLVFPDAPQIFSVRAASLDEPERYAPQFVTWTASAQPWDCIDPTLTRFERMPPGQ
- a CDS encoding SRPBCC family protein; its protein translation is MTDAAHVSSRQQIVVDEFFPHAPDVIWRALTSGEIMARWLMEPKGFEPVVGNRFSYQTKPAGAWDGTIECEVLEVIENRRFSHAWRGGDASNPGYGSKLDTVVTWTLEPVADGTRVRLVHSGFELPKNEVAFRNMGDGWNVVVPRLEATIRQPD
- a CDS encoding ArsR/SmtB family transcription factor, which produces MIETTAVNTVMRALADPTRRGIYERIANTSEITVVELTRGSGVTQGAISQHLKTLKQAGLVVERPEGRSTFYRVRPEGLEPLFDWMSHYGVFWRERFGNLRTLLKDIDP
- a CDS encoding helix-turn-helix domain-containing protein; amino-acid sequence: MAIGKLFIGRKVRDIRQANGATQAQFADMVGISTSYLNQIENNQRPVSASVLLSLAEKFGIDITELSSGQNDRLLSALTEALSDPLFETYSPSLQELKLVTQNAPGFAHALIAAHQAYRRGNEQLASLDDRLGAAPSQEVTPYDEVRDFFHFVDNYIHDLDLAAEQLADDLTLGEGENYAALSGHLEAKHGVRVVRGEAGDEAIRRFDPVGRILTVSRYASAPTRDFQIAIQIAQLAAATKIDQVLKQANFRSEEAVEICRMGLYNYFAGALILPYRSFLTAARDLRHDIELLAARFEASLEQVCHRLSTLQRPGLKGVPIFFARIDRAGNITKRHSAARLQFARFGAACPLWNAHQAFETPGRIIRQTAETPDGVRYLCIATQVSKGSAGFRAANPRYALALGCEISYAGAFVYADDLDLSNRGAFDPIGISCRICERVKCTSRAVPPLKRKLVVDHRVRNPMPYEIE